The Humulus lupulus chromosome 3, drHumLupu1.1, whole genome shotgun sequence genome window below encodes:
- the LOC133825303 gene encoding uncharacterized protein LOC133825303 gives MDTGNSNRDRRRVCLADLIELDIIDYEVILGMDWLVKYGSTIKCHKKAVKFKLDNGEQFTFVGDVAGLCTPIISALKAHNMIRNGGQTFLTNVVDKTTEIEQMPEDVCVLCEFSEVFLDDLPGLPLDKEIEFVIDLISETAPISQAPYIMTLTELKELKIQLQKLLDKVAFMDLMNLVFKDFLDKLVVMFIDDILIYSKSETEHEEHLRLRLKWLQGHQLYAKFKKYEFWLKKCEESFNTMKNKLISAPVLCVPTKEGKFVVYCDASKNGLGCVLMQDGKVVAYVSTKLREYEQRYPTHELELVAVVIAHKIWAHHLYRENCEIYTDHKSLQTPLHWDKVGEKQILGLEAVRETTEAVAKIRQRMMTAQRKKGRLSPRYIVPFEILERFGQVSYCLALPPVLAETNNVFHFSVLRNYVPDPSYMLSYDLLELRQELSYDEHPMQVLEIRVKELWFKKISLVKVLWKNCSAREAT, from the exons ATGGATACTGGAAACTCCAATAGAGATCGAAGGAGAGTATGTTTAGCAGATTTGATTGAATTAGATATAATAGACTACGAGgtgattcttggtatggattggttggtgaagtatggaTCAACCATCAAATGTCACAAGAAGGCAGTGAAGTTTAAGCTAGACAATGGGGAACAGTTCACCTTCGTGGGCGACGTAGCAGGACTTTGTACACCGATAATCTCAGCCTTAAAAGCACACAACATGATTCGTAATGGAGGTCAGACATTTCTTACAAATGTAGTGGATAAGACTACAGAAATTGAGCAAATGCCTGAGGATGTTTGTGTACTGTGTGAATTCTCGGAGGTGTTTCTAGATGACTTACCCGGCCTACCTCTAGACAAggaaattgaatttgtgattgatttGATTTCAGAGACTGCACCCATATCACAGGCACCCTACATAATGACACTGACAGAGCTAAAGGAACTAAAAATACAATTACAGAAGttgttggacaaag TAgctttcatggatttaatgaacctAGTCTTCAAGGACTTTCTAGACAAACTTGTGGTAatgtttattgatgacattttAATCTACTCCAAATCTGAGACGGAACATGAAGAACACCTAAGATTGAGACTAAAGTGGCTTCAAGGGCATCAGTTGTACGCAAAGTTTAAGAAGTATGAATTCTGGTTAAAGAAG TGTGAGGAGAGCTTCAACACCATGAAGAATAAGCTTATATCAGCTCCAGTGTTGTGTGTACCAACTaaagaaggaaagtttgtagtatactgtgatgcttcGAAGAATGGCTtgggatgtgtattgatgcaagatgGTAAAGTAGTGGCTTATGTCTCAACAAAATTGAGAGAATATGAACAAAGATACCCTACCCATGAATTGGAGTTGGTTGCGGTAGTAATTGCACATAAGATATGGGCGCACCACCTTTACAGAGAGAATTGTGAGATATACACAGACCATAAGAGCCTaca GACACCACTACATTGGGATAAGGTGGGAGAGAAACAAATTCTTGGTCTAGAAGCAGTGAGAGAGACCACTGAAGCAGTCGCCAAGATTAGGCAGAGGATGATGACTGCTCAAA GGAAGAAGGGAAGGCTAAGCCCAAGGTATATAgttccatttgagatcttggagagatTTGGGCAAGTTTCCTATTGCTTGGCTTTACCACCAGTGCTCGCTGAGACAAATAATGTGTTCCATTTTTCTGTGTTGAGGAATTATGTGCCTGATCCCTCCTACATGTTGAGTTATGACCTATTGGAACTAAGGCAAGAACTGAGTTATGATGAGCACCCAATGCAAGTTCTAGAGATAAGAGTCAAGGAACTATGGTTCAAGAAAATTTCGCTAGTAAAGGTCCTATGGAAGAATTGTTCAGCTAGAGAGGCAACCTAG